One genomic region from Haloterrigena gelatinilytica encodes:
- a CDS encoding GNAT family N-acetyltransferase → MEYDLLGWPPDGPTLRLDYERFSYAGKFVMTNTGKAVARTDEDEIVAAVAFNEDRTDASTLWLRYVTVARDRRGEGIGPELLARVRDRALERGYDRLRIAVNNPFAYEALYRTGFAYTGETTGIAELVLEHPAPVDDEGDFDGEPDAKARYQAGLEEFRERDLSDAEAEFLESREGSEPPTLES, encoded by the coding sequence GTGGAGTACGACCTCCTGGGCTGGCCGCCCGACGGCCCCACGCTCCGACTCGACTACGAGCGGTTCAGCTACGCCGGCAAGTTCGTCATGACTAACACGGGGAAGGCGGTGGCCCGAACCGACGAGGACGAGATCGTCGCCGCCGTCGCGTTCAACGAGGACCGCACCGACGCGTCGACGCTGTGGCTGCGCTACGTGACCGTCGCCCGCGATCGGCGCGGCGAGGGGATCGGTCCCGAACTGCTCGCCCGCGTCCGCGACCGCGCCCTCGAGCGGGGTTACGACCGGCTCCGGATCGCCGTCAACAACCCCTTCGCCTACGAGGCGCTCTACCGGACGGGCTTCGCCTACACCGGCGAGACGACCGGGATCGCCGAACTGGTCCTCGAGCATCCGGCGCCGGTCGACGACGAGGGCGATTTCGACGGCGAACCGGACGCGAAAGCGCGCTATCAGGCCGGCCTCGAGGAGTTCCGCGAACGGGATCTCTCCGACGCTGAAGCGGAATTTCTCGAGTCTCGAGAGGGGAGCGAACCGCCGACGCTCGAGTCGTAA
- a CDS encoding DUF7344 domain-containing protein: MDPEQSPAEPTASPDLLDDAFLALRERDRRLVLYFLLEHETASLSELADVVTAWSHAGDSRVIEPRCRNQRYLRLRQVHIPKLVDADIVTHDEETGRVSLASCPEPIRELAARACAAEADP, translated from the coding sequence ATGGATCCCGAACAGTCGCCGGCCGAGCCGACCGCGAGTCCGGATCTGCTCGACGACGCCTTTCTGGCGCTTCGCGAGCGGGATCGTCGACTCGTCCTCTACTTTCTGCTCGAGCACGAGACGGCGTCGCTGTCGGAGCTCGCCGACGTGGTCACCGCCTGGAGCCACGCGGGCGACAGTCGGGTCATCGAGCCTCGGTGTCGGAACCAGCGGTATCTGCGGTTGCGGCAGGTCCACATCCCGAAGCTGGTCGACGCCGACATCGTGACCCACGACGAGGAAACCGGTCGGGTCTCCCTCGCGTCCTGTCCCGAGCCGATCCGAGAGCTGGCGGCGCGAGCCTGCGCGGCGGAGGCCGATCCGTGA
- a CDS encoding DICT sensory domain-containing protein has product MTLSDYFDRLEAPARTVTVYAPQPRPAIADRIETETGVDTVDYRSLPAGAAAEEGFLVVREGAEKTSDEPASGEDGEFVAAIGLAAAREFLEPPIVAPWAETDDGAYRRVIEVFEATVWQALDRRQLLAISREIETRAWRVGSGTLRVSFQRAAALEAMAPVYVRLAGESTLDVHAYVADEWDRPSIPGVTIHADAGPEIGTFWVLAFDGGGDELRTGGLIARERADGTFEGYWTDDATLVAELEDALRDSVD; this is encoded by the coding sequence ATGACGCTCTCGGACTACTTCGACCGACTCGAGGCGCCCGCGCGAACGGTTACCGTCTACGCACCCCAGCCCCGCCCCGCGATCGCCGACCGGATCGAGACGGAGACGGGAGTCGACACCGTCGACTACCGCTCGCTGCCGGCTGGGGCCGCGGCCGAAGAGGGGTTTCTCGTCGTCCGCGAAGGCGCCGAGAAAACGAGCGATGAACCCGCGAGCGGCGAAGACGGCGAGTTCGTCGCCGCGATCGGACTCGCGGCCGCTCGGGAGTTTCTCGAGCCGCCGATCGTCGCCCCCTGGGCCGAGACGGACGACGGCGCTTATCGCCGCGTGATCGAGGTCTTCGAGGCGACGGTCTGGCAGGCGCTCGATCGACGACAGCTGCTCGCGATCAGCCGCGAGATCGAGACCCGCGCCTGGCGCGTCGGCAGCGGCACCCTGCGGGTCAGCTTCCAGCGAGCGGCCGCCCTCGAGGCGATGGCACCGGTGTACGTTCGCCTCGCCGGCGAGTCGACGCTGGACGTCCACGCCTACGTCGCCGACGAGTGGGATCGGCCGTCGATCCCCGGCGTGACGATCCACGCCGACGCCGGCCCGGAGATCGGGACGTTCTGGGTACTCGCTTTCGACGGCGGCGGCGACGAACTCCGGACCGGCGGCCTGATCGCCCGGGAACGAGCGGACGGGACGTTCGAAGGGTACTGGACCGACGACGCAACCCTCGTCGCGGAGCTAGAGGACGCGCTTCGGGACAGCGTGGACTGA
- a CDS encoding radical SAM protein, whose product MSTDAPATTPNYRDLPDEEFEDRITDLWERYADCDLCAYECAVDRTDGQEGTCRVDDTAYVSTHFPHFGEEDCLKGRNGSGTIFLANCNMKCVFCQNFETSHEAAGDPATAEEIAEMALELESRGCHNVNFVSPTHHSPHLVEAVKIAKERGLDLPIVWNCGGYERAEILERLEGIVDIYMPDVKWSDDAAAAKYSKAPNYWANVTESLREMHRQVGDLELDDTGLATGGLLVRHLVMPNHVENAERVLEFIAEEVSPATFVDIMAQYRPHYKADGEEFYEEIGRSITGDEYEAVIDHARDVGLERLYLDRSMLENRPGLLARLARR is encoded by the coding sequence ATGAGTACCGATGCTCCGGCAACGACGCCTAACTACCGCGACCTCCCGGACGAGGAGTTCGAGGACCGTATCACCGACCTGTGGGAGCGGTACGCCGACTGCGATCTCTGCGCCTACGAGTGCGCCGTCGATCGGACCGACGGTCAGGAGGGAACGTGCCGGGTCGACGACACCGCGTACGTCTCGACGCACTTCCCTCATTTCGGCGAGGAGGACTGTCTGAAGGGTCGCAACGGGAGCGGAACGATCTTCCTCGCGAACTGTAACATGAAGTGCGTCTTCTGCCAGAACTTCGAGACCAGCCACGAGGCGGCGGGCGATCCCGCGACGGCCGAGGAAATCGCCGAGATGGCCCTCGAGCTCGAGTCTCGCGGCTGTCACAACGTCAATTTCGTCTCGCCGACCCACCACTCGCCGCATCTCGTCGAAGCCGTCAAGATCGCGAAAGAGCGGGGGCTGGACCTGCCGATCGTCTGGAACTGCGGCGGCTACGAGCGCGCGGAGATCCTCGAGCGACTCGAGGGGATCGTCGACATCTACATGCCCGACGTGAAGTGGTCGGACGACGCGGCCGCGGCGAAATACTCGAAGGCGCCGAACTACTGGGCGAACGTCACCGAGTCGCTACGGGAGATGCACCGACAGGTCGGCGATCTGGAACTCGACGACACCGGCCTCGCGACGGGCGGGCTGCTCGTTCGTCACCTCGTGATGCCCAACCACGTCGAAAACGCCGAGCGCGTGCTGGAGTTCATCGCCGAGGAGGTCTCCCCGGCAACGTTCGTCGATATCATGGCTCAGTACCGCCCTCACTACAAGGCCGACGGAGAGGAGTTCTACGAGGAGATCGGCCGGTCGATCACCGGAGACGAGTACGAGGCCGTGATCGACCACGCCCGCGACGTCGGCCTCGAGCGACTCTACCTCGACCGATCGATGCTCGAGAACCGGCCCGGACTCCTCGCTCGCCTGGCTCGGCGCTGA
- a CDS encoding IclR family transcriptional regulator: MTDSSNAEPRRIKSLQRGCEIIEVVQELDGASLQEIESHVDLSRGTIHTYLSTLVDCRLLVRNDNVYQLGYRFITMGEYVRNTTDIYTAGQQEVDKLAESSGEYVHLVIEDEGREVAIYERRGQQAVGTDYHHKMRETPQYLHDSASGKAMLAHLPEGRIENIIDRQGLERQTKNTIVDRDQLWDELEEVKKCGYAINDEEEIRGLRAVGAPIIDSDESVVGAVSLTAPTSRLKGDRFESEIPELVMETANLIEVNLETMTFDRTV, encoded by the coding sequence ATGACCGACTCGTCGAACGCGGAACCGCGCCGTATCAAGTCTCTACAGCGGGGCTGCGAGATTATCGAGGTAGTTCAAGAACTGGACGGTGCATCGCTACAAGAGATCGAGAGCCACGTCGATCTCTCGCGAGGCACTATTCACACGTATCTGAGCACGCTCGTTGATTGCCGCCTCCTCGTGCGGAACGATAACGTCTATCAGCTCGGATACCGGTTTATTACGATGGGAGAATACGTCCGGAACACGACCGATATCTATACTGCCGGACAACAGGAAGTCGACAAACTCGCGGAATCGTCGGGCGAATACGTTCATCTCGTTATCGAAGACGAGGGGAGAGAGGTAGCGATATACGAACGCCGAGGCCAACAGGCAGTCGGCACCGATTACCACCATAAAATGCGGGAGACGCCTCAGTACCTCCACGATAGCGCGTCCGGGAAGGCGATGCTCGCCCATCTGCCCGAGGGGCGGATCGAAAACATAATCGATAGACAAGGTCTCGAACGCCAGACGAAGAACACTATCGTCGACCGCGATCAGCTGTGGGACGAACTCGAGGAGGTCAAGAAGTGCGGGTACGCGATAAACGATGAGGAAGAGATTCGCGGACTCCGGGCGGTCGGCGCTCCCATCATCGATAGCGACGAGTCGGTCGTCGGTGCCGTCAGCCTCACTGCACCGACGAGCAGGTTGAAAGGCGACCGATTCGAGTCCGAAATCCCCGAACTCGTCATGGAAACGGCGAACCTCATCGAAGTGAATCTGGAAACGATGACGTTCGATCGAACCGTATGA
- the gdhB gene encoding glutamate dehydrogenase GdhB, with product MSHVTPTVDTEPATEERSMLETVHQHLERAVSALDLSPDMVEQLSHPSKTIEVSIPVRRDSGEVAVFTGCRVQHFEIRGPFKGGLRYHPDVSTEESTALAMLMTWKCAVMDLPFGGAKGGVVVDPQTLSEDERERLTRRFAEELRDFVGPTKDVPAPDLGTDDQTMAWFMDAYSMQQGETVPGVVTGKPTVIGGSPGREAAPGRGVAVVARETLDYYDLPVEETTVAIQGYGSVGANAARRLDEWGANVVAVSDVTGGIYDPTGLDTSDVPSHDENPRGVSEYDAPQRISNEELLTLDVDLLIPAAVGDVLTADNADDVRAEIVVEGANGPTTPAADEIFEKRNVPVIPDVLANAGGVTVSYFEWLQDINRRQWSLDEVQSELDSEMIDAWNTVRATVAERDVRWRTAAYIVALSRIGEALTARGLWP from the coding sequence ATGAGTCACGTAACTCCGACGGTAGATACCGAACCGGCGACCGAAGAGAGATCGATGCTCGAGACCGTTCACCAACACCTCGAACGAGCCGTCTCCGCTCTCGACCTCTCGCCGGACATGGTCGAACAGCTCAGTCACCCGTCGAAGACTATCGAGGTGTCGATACCCGTCCGCCGAGACAGCGGTGAGGTAGCGGTGTTCACGGGCTGTCGCGTCCAACACTTCGAGATCCGCGGTCCCTTCAAGGGCGGTCTTCGCTACCATCCGGACGTTTCGACCGAGGAGTCGACTGCACTCGCGATGCTGATGACGTGGAAGTGTGCAGTGATGGACCTCCCGTTCGGCGGGGCGAAAGGCGGCGTCGTCGTCGATCCGCAGACGCTCAGCGAGGACGAGAGAGAGCGGTTGACACGTCGATTCGCCGAAGAGCTTCGGGATTTCGTCGGACCGACGAAAGACGTTCCCGCGCCCGATCTGGGAACCGACGACCAGACGATGGCGTGGTTCATGGACGCCTATTCGATGCAGCAGGGAGAGACGGTTCCCGGGGTCGTCACCGGCAAACCGACCGTTATCGGCGGGAGTCCCGGTCGGGAAGCGGCACCGGGTCGCGGCGTCGCCGTCGTCGCTCGAGAGACGCTCGATTACTACGATCTTCCGGTCGAAGAGACCACCGTTGCGATCCAGGGATACGGATCAGTCGGGGCGAACGCGGCGCGCCGGCTCGACGAATGGGGTGCGAACGTCGTCGCCGTCAGCGACGTTACCGGCGGTATCTACGACCCGACCGGGTTGGATACGTCCGACGTCCCGTCGCACGACGAGAACCCGCGGGGCGTCTCCGAGTACGACGCACCGCAGCGCATTTCCAACGAAGAACTGCTCACGCTCGACGTCGACCTTCTGATCCCCGCTGCCGTCGGTGACGTCTTGACGGCTGACAACGCCGACGACGTCCGCGCCGAGATCGTCGTCGAAGGCGCTAACGGACCGACGACGCCGGCCGCGGACGAGATCTTCGAGAAACGGAACGTTCCCGTGATTCCCGACGTGCTCGCCAACGCGGGCGGCGTCACCGTCAGCTACTTCGAGTGGCTCCAGGACATCAATCGTCGGCAGTGGTCCCTTGACGAGGTCCAGTCCGAACTCGATTCCGAGATGATCGACGCGTGGAACACCGTTCGTGCGACCGTAGCGGAGCGAGACGTCCGCTGGCGAACCGCCGCCTACATCGTCGCACTGTCACGAATCGGTGAAGCTTTAACTGCTAGGGGACTCTGGCCATGA
- the rocF gene encoding arginase gives MTTMQLESDLRDSAVSSDVAVIGAPIDIGGNRRGADLGPAAIRHAGLEDALSEAGVSVTDVGDVSVSEAGTEPVDAIQSTTAAIADRVAETLQQGARPLVLGGDHSIAIGTLRGTARNAKSGVIWFDAHGDYNTPTTSPSGNFHGMPLAAAHGHRDFADADWSIAPSIPEENTVLVGLRSLDERERDALRRADVTAYTMADIDDRGISEIVDEAIDIAASGTDGVHVSLDLDWLDPRAAPGVGTPVPGGATEREAHLALERLAERDAADDVLRSMDVVEVNPLLDDENTTAEAATDLVASAFGNRII, from the coding sequence ATGACGACGATGCAACTCGAATCCGATTTGCGAGACTCAGCGGTCTCGTCGGACGTCGCAGTCATCGGTGCGCCGATCGATATCGGTGGCAACCGTCGGGGGGCCGACCTCGGCCCGGCCGCCATCAGACACGCCGGGCTCGAAGACGCGCTCTCCGAGGCCGGCGTTTCCGTTACCGACGTCGGTGACGTGTCCGTGTCCGAGGCCGGGACCGAACCGGTCGATGCCATTCAGTCGACGACCGCGGCTATCGCCGATCGAGTGGCGGAGACGCTTCAACAGGGCGCCAGGCCGCTCGTTCTCGGCGGCGATCACTCGATCGCGATCGGCACCTTGCGCGGCACCGCTCGGAACGCGAAATCCGGCGTCATCTGGTTCGACGCCCACGGCGATTACAACACGCCCACGACCTCGCCCAGCGGAAACTTCCACGGGATGCCCCTCGCGGCCGCACACGGGCATCGGGATTTCGCCGACGCGGACTGGTCGATCGCCCCGTCGATCCCCGAAGAAAACACGGTCCTCGTCGGACTGCGGAGCCTCGACGAGCGAGAGCGCGATGCGTTGCGCCGAGCCGACGTCACCGCCTATACGATGGCCGATATCGACGATCGCGGCATCTCGGAGATCGTCGACGAGGCCATCGATATTGCAGCCAGCGGCACCGATGGCGTTCACGTGAGTCTGGATCTCGATTGGCTGGACCCGCGCGCGGCTCCCGGCGTCGGGACGCCCGTCCCCGGGGGAGCGACCGAGCGGGAAGCACATCTCGCGCTCGAGCGACTCGCCGAACGCGACGCCGCCGATGACGTGTTGCGATCGATGGACGTCGTGGAGGTCAACCCGCTTCTCGACGACGAGAACACGACGGCCGAGGCGGCGACGGATCTCGTCGCGAGCGCGTTCGGGAATCGTATTATCTGA
- a CDS encoding aminotransferase class III-fold pyridoxal phosphate-dependent enzyme → MDRENTVPRVASFPGSKSKRWVEFHQNTAAPSTYVYDFVWDVTEDATGPFCTDADGNVLMDFTSHVAAAPLGYNHPTLTERLREFDLVDPMKIAGQDFYVSTGGTPEESSLPGPAHLMDRLTEISSQYDMDTVFLSNSGAEAVENAMKICYDDCETPKYAITFDDAFHGRTLGALSLNRSKSVYRRKFPEISGVHDVEYSEHGLDRLRAKLGDPGHIPSEEVGFLILEPIQGEGGYNVPSASFMSELDDICSTHDIPIVVDEIQSGIGRTGEMWAVDHFDIEPDVITSAKALRVGATISRSDIFPDEEARLSSTWGAGDILASMQGALTLSVIEEENLLDNATELGTYFRDRLRELAEQTSILTDVRGLGLMIAVEFDTADHRDEAMETALRHGLLTLGCGTKTLRLLPPLDVREREIDICVDIIDDVVDEVAGPVSSA, encoded by the coding sequence ATGGACCGTGAGAACACAGTCCCCCGAGTAGCTTCGTTTCCGGGTTCGAAGAGCAAACGATGGGTCGAGTTTCACCAGAACACGGCGGCACCCAGTACGTACGTCTACGACTTCGTCTGGGACGTAACCGAAGACGCCACGGGGCCGTTCTGTACCGACGCGGACGGAAACGTCCTCATGGACTTTACGAGTCACGTGGCCGCGGCGCCGCTCGGATACAATCACCCGACTCTCACGGAGCGGTTACGGGAGTTCGATCTCGTCGACCCGATGAAGATCGCCGGACAGGACTTCTACGTCAGTACGGGTGGAACGCCCGAGGAGTCCTCGTTACCCGGCCCCGCACACCTCATGGACAGGCTAACCGAGATCAGCAGTCAGTACGACATGGACACCGTGTTCCTGTCGAACTCGGGCGCCGAAGCGGTCGAAAACGCGATGAAGATTTGCTACGACGACTGTGAGACGCCGAAGTACGCCATCACGTTCGACGACGCGTTCCACGGGCGCACGCTCGGCGCGCTCTCTCTGAACCGCTCGAAATCGGTCTACCGACGGAAGTTCCCCGAGATAAGCGGGGTCCACGACGTCGAATACTCCGAGCACGGACTCGACCGGCTCCGGGCGAAACTCGGGGATCCGGGGCACATTCCTTCGGAAGAGGTCGGATTTCTCATTCTCGAGCCCATTCAGGGGGAGGGAGGCTACAACGTGCCGTCCGCCTCGTTTATGTCGGAGCTGGACGACATCTGCTCGACACACGATATCCCGATCGTCGTCGACGAGATCCAGTCGGGGATCGGTCGCACCGGCGAGATGTGGGCCGTCGACCACTTCGACATCGAACCGGACGTGATCACGAGCGCGAAGGCGCTCCGAGTCGGTGCGACGATCTCCAGGTCGGACATATTCCCCGACGAGGAAGCCCGACTCTCCTCGACGTGGGGGGCCGGCGATATTCTCGCATCGATGCAAGGGGCCCTGACGCTGTCGGTCATCGAAGAGGAGAACCTACTGGACAACGCGACGGAGCTGGGAACGTACTTCCGAGATCGACTTCGCGAACTGGCCGAGCAAACGTCCATTCTGACCGACGTTCGCGGACTCGGACTGATGATCGCCGTCGAGTTCGATACGGCGGATCACCGCGACGAAGCGATGGAAACGGCGCTCCGACACGGGCTACTGACCCTCGGCTGTGGAACGAAGACGCTGCGTCTGCTCCCGCCGCTCGACGTCCGAGAGCGCGAAATCGACATCTGCGTCGACATCATCGACGACGTCGTCGACGAAGTCGCTGGTCCGGTGTCGTCCGCGTGA
- a CDS encoding Na+/H+ antiporter NhaC family protein, which translates to MSEFGILSIGPPLLAIVLAIATKRVIPSLFVGIWAGGIIYTGSFGIAQSFDWLIEAIIADDGFHAQILVFTLLLGSGVALIWRLGGAIAVRNWAVERLESRRKIGLMTWILGLGIFFDYASMAIVGSTMREASDRLRIPREKLSYIVDSTTAPVATIGISSWVAFQLSMINEGFSNIESEGAAQAPDVFSVYLHSIPYNAYAILSIVMVGIIVTTQRDYGEMLDAEHRAQTTGAVNAPDADPLQDMDESLSEPNATRPMLRTFLLPISMLLAVTVGGALWTGYDGQPVLEPLFALEITTFVREVVTIAADGAWTTALMWGSFAMVMTAIAIGLAYDLCDLDESIDAILEGFELMLTAVTILVLAWTIGTVANALGTGNYVASLVENILSPGVFPALVFLVAAVISFTMGSSWATMGLLTPTAIPVAFELTGGFGSTSVVVGAVFSGAIFGDHTSPISDTTVLSSTFTGTDLIAHVRTQSYYAVTVAIISILFYLTYGFFETSPVALLPAGMVLLVGVVYGLSKFDARRKGIDLTSIRNGAGDSTYDSSSESTTPTERLD; encoded by the coding sequence ATGTCCGAGTTCGGGATATTATCGATAGGACCGCCATTGCTGGCGATCGTGCTAGCAATCGCAACGAAACGCGTCATCCCCTCGCTATTCGTCGGCATCTGGGCGGGCGGAATCATTTATACCGGTAGTTTCGGGATCGCCCAGTCGTTCGATTGGCTGATCGAGGCGATCATCGCCGACGACGGCTTCCACGCTCAGATACTGGTGTTCACGCTTCTCCTCGGTTCGGGTGTCGCCCTCATCTGGCGACTCGGCGGCGCTATCGCCGTCCGGAACTGGGCCGTCGAGCGACTCGAGTCTCGACGGAAAATCGGACTGATGACGTGGATTCTCGGACTGGGAATCTTCTTCGATTACGCGAGCATGGCGATCGTCGGGAGTACGATGCGCGAAGCATCGGATCGGCTTCGGATCCCTCGCGAGAAACTGTCTTATATCGTCGACTCGACGACGGCGCCCGTCGCGACGATCGGGATTTCGAGCTGGGTCGCGTTCCAGCTATCGATGATCAACGAGGGGTTCAGCAACATCGAATCGGAGGGCGCCGCTCAGGCGCCGGACGTGTTCAGCGTCTACCTTCATTCGATCCCCTATAACGCATACGCCATCCTCTCCATCGTTATGGTCGGTATTATCGTTACGACGCAGCGAGACTACGGGGAGATGCTCGACGCCGAACACCGAGCCCAGACGACCGGCGCGGTGAATGCCCCCGATGCCGACCCCTTGCAAGATATGGACGAAAGCCTCAGCGAACCGAACGCCACCCGGCCGATGCTCCGGACCTTCCTCCTCCCGATCTCGATGTTACTCGCCGTCACCGTCGGGGGCGCGTTGTGGACCGGGTACGATGGACAGCCCGTACTCGAGCCGCTATTCGCTCTCGAAATCACGACCTTCGTCCGAGAGGTGGTCACGATTGCGGCTGACGGTGCGTGGACGACCGCCCTCATGTGGGGGTCGTTCGCGATGGTGATGACGGCGATAGCGATCGGACTCGCGTATGATCTCTGTGATCTCGACGAGAGTATCGACGCGATCCTCGAGGGATTCGAGCTCATGTTGACCGCAGTGACGATCCTCGTATTAGCGTGGACGATCGGAACCGTCGCCAACGCACTCGGGACCGGGAACTACGTCGCTAGTTTGGTCGAAAACATCCTTTCGCCCGGTGTCTTCCCGGCTCTCGTCTTTTTAGTCGCAGCGGTAATCTCCTTTACGATGGGGTCGTCTTGGGCGACCATGGGACTCCTGACTCCGACCGCCATCCCGGTCGCGTTCGAACTCACCGGCGGGTTCGGCTCCACGTCCGTGGTCGTCGGGGCAGTGTTTTCCGGCGCGATCTTCGGCGATCACACGTCCCCGATTTCCGACACTACCGTTCTCTCATCGACGTTTACCGGGACTGATCTCATCGCACACGTTCGCACGCAGAGCTACTATGCCGTGACCGTCGCAATTATCTCGATTCTGTTCTACTTGACGTACGGGTTCTTTGAAACCAGTCCGGTAGCTCTGCTGCCGGCGGGTATGGTCTTACTCGTCGGAGTCGTCTACGGACTTTCGAAATTCGACGCGAGGAGAAAAGGCATCGATCTGACCTCGATTCGGAACGGTGCCGGCGATTCCACGTACGACTCGTCCTCGGAGAGCACTACTCCCACGGAACGACTGGATTAG
- a CDS encoding DUF7344 domain-containing protein produces the protein MPEFDREFHADEWSQTIVDYLADADNGTASLDDLVEHIIEQETHAVAPDREAVSYEVVHVCLPTLAENGVVEFNELTETIEYRTPSAR, from the coding sequence ATGCCCGAGTTCGATCGCGAGTTCCACGCAGATGAATGGTCGCAGACAATCGTCGACTACCTAGCGGACGCGGACAACGGAACTGCATCGCTCGACGACCTCGTCGAACACATCATCGAGCAAGAGACGCACGCAGTCGCACCTGACAGAGAAGCAGTCTCCTACGAGGTAGTACACGTATGTCTCCCGACGCTAGCCGAGAATGGAGTCGTCGAGTTCAACGAACTAACCGAGACGATCGAATACCGAACACCATCAGCGCGATAA
- a CDS encoding DUF7511 domain-containing protein, with product MPLLWVRLCSSKMERRNDPTDWERGVSMWINPVSSYGRDGYCRSPRGGTQMIRSAISDRSELVPVVVENLRKADECILFPGDATEDELQGKWIRAKEGAYVHSEDAQ from the coding sequence ATGCCTCTCCTGTGGGTCCGCCTATGCAGCTCGAAGATGGAGCGACGGAACGATCCAACCGATTGGGAGAGAGGGGTGTCAATGTGGATCAACCCAGTTTCGAGTTATGGAAGAGACGGGTACTGCCGCTCTCCGAGAGGAGGAACTCAAATGATCAGGAGTGCTATTTCGGATCGATCCGAACTCGTTCCCGTCGTAGTCGAAAATCTGCGAAAAGCCGATGAGTGTATCCTTTTTCCGGGAGATGCGACGGAAGATGAACTCCAAGGGAAATGGATTCGCGCGAAGGAGGGGGCGTATGTTCACTCAGAAGACGCTCAGTAG
- a CDS encoding helix-turn-helix domain-containing protein: MATEATFTVPSDQFPLGTVFEQLPDVTVELERIIPAQDVVIPYFWVRGTVVDDIEDAFTGHPGVDDIRLVDSVADEYLLRVEWALEYSGVLSTLVETEIPLIKAIGTNRRWTFEVRGDARSDLAAFQQRCRDQEIPITPTEIHALTPVETATEEALTDTQQEALVLAYQRGYFESPREVTMEELGDELGISQQAVASRLRRGIKHILGSTLSETEQLTDRR, encoded by the coding sequence ATGGCTACCGAGGCCACCTTTACGGTCCCGTCCGATCAGTTCCCCTTGGGAACGGTCTTCGAACAGTTGCCGGACGTGACCGTCGAACTGGAACGAATAATCCCGGCACAGGACGTCGTCATACCGTACTTCTGGGTGCGAGGAACTGTGGTCGACGACATCGAGGACGCGTTTACCGGCCACCCCGGCGTGGACGACATTCGCCTCGTCGATTCGGTCGCAGACGAGTACCTGTTACGCGTCGAGTGGGCGCTCGAGTATTCCGGCGTGCTCAGTACGCTGGTAGAGACCGAGATCCCGCTGATCAAAGCGATCGGCACGAACCGACGATGGACGTTCGAGGTACGCGGCGACGCTCGAAGCGATCTCGCGGCCTTTCAGCAACGCTGTCGAGACCAGGAGATCCCGATCACGCCCACGGAGATCCACGCACTCACGCCGGTCGAGACGGCCACTGAGGAAGCGCTCACCGACACGCAGCAAGAGGCGCTGGTGCTCGCCTACCAGCGCGGGTACTTCGAATCCCCGCGCGAGGTGACGATGGAAGAGCTCGGCGACGAACTCGGCATCTCCCAGCAGGCCGTCGCGTCTCGTCTCCGGCGCGGAATCAAGCACATCCTCGGGAGTACGCTTTCCGAGACTGAACAGCTAACCGATAGGCGCTGA